A section of the bacterium genome encodes:
- a CDS encoding TetR/AcrR family transcriptional regulator, which yields MSLRERNKAEKLQRIQRAARDLFEKQGFAGTTGRQICERAGIGTGTLFLYVKDKRELLLLVFQEELRRLYSEGLRGAEAASSLPDALMALFGGFFEFYAAYPDLAKEILLELVFRDLGPEGSDGLSLEFLQHVIGLVRQAIERGEVRSDIDPFDAAAACFAQYSFWVPAWLGPGIVNRSEAEARLRTGLVMLVEGLGSSGHQSR from the coding sequence ATGAGCCTGCGAGAGCGCAACAAGGCCGAAAAACTCCAGCGCATACAGCGCGCGGCGCGGGATCTCTTCGAGAAGCAGGGCTTTGCCGGGACGACGGGTCGGCAGATCTGCGAGAGGGCCGGGATCGGCACCGGCACCCTGTTTCTCTACGTGAAGGACAAGCGCGAATTGCTCTTGCTGGTCTTCCAGGAAGAACTGCGACGTCTCTACAGTGAAGGCTTGCGTGGGGCGGAGGCGGCCTCGTCTCTGCCCGACGCGCTCATGGCCCTTTTTGGTGGCTTTTTCGAGTTCTATGCTGCCTATCCGGATCTGGCCAAGGAGATTCTGCTCGAACTCGTGTTTCGCGATCTCGGGCCAGAGGGCTCGGACGGGTTGAGCCTGGAGTTTCTGCAGCACGTTATCGGTCTGGTCCGGCAGGCCATCGAGCGAGGCGAAGTTCGCAGCGATATCGACCCCTTCGATGCGGCAGCGGCTTGTTTTGCACAGTACTCGTTCTGGGTTCCGGCCTGGCTCGGTCCCGGGATCGTCAATCGCAGCGAAGCCGAGGCTCGCCTGCGCACGGGTCTGGTGATGCTAGTAGAGGGCCTGGGCTCTTCTGGGCACCAGAGCCGCTAG